A genome region from Rickettsiales bacterium includes the following:
- a CDS encoding long-chain fatty acid--CoA ligase, with amino-acid sequence MQPINDNFLKHYPKNINWFENIEPKPIYEILNYAVKNFPEKPAIDFFGTIISYKELGELTDKFALGINRLIQQSKVNNSSNQQLKIGIYMPNCPQFVIAYYAILKAGHIVVNYSPLYSEKELAYQIDDSDTSTIITLNLNLLYPKAKALLQKTDLTSNKLKQIIVADFTEYLPFPKNFLFKIFKSKDLAKTEFDNKTQIEWNEILKLGFDAKENYNAPVNIDETAIIQYTGGTTGTPKGAELTHKNVYINSVQSKIWGATIPEGEGSVLTILPLFHVFAMTTAMNFGVLSAYKLILHPRFDIKQVLKDIHNKKPTAMPGVATMYNAINNYKDTPKYNLKSLKVCISGGGPLPLEIKRKFEEISGCKLVEGYGLTESSPVASCNPVEGLNKEGSIGLPLPQTEILIEDIENRGKFLGINEIGELCIKGPQVMKGYYKRQSATDEVIVNGILRTGDIAKIDEDGYVFITDRLKEMIICGGFKVYPRQVEEALYQHPAVLECAVIGIPDDYSGQKVKAVIVLKPNYKAEKDDFINYCKTHLAKHEVPKEVEFRSSLPKSPVGKILKKELK; translated from the coding sequence ATGCAACCTATTAATGATAATTTTCTAAAACATTACCCTAAAAATATAAATTGGTTTGAGAATATTGAGCCAAAACCAATTTATGAAATTCTAAATTATGCAGTTAAAAATTTTCCAGAAAAGCCTGCGATAGATTTCTTTGGAACAATTATCTCATATAAAGAATTAGGTGAACTGACTGATAAATTTGCATTAGGTATCAATAGATTAATTCAGCAATCTAAAGTAAATAATAGTTCAAATCAACAGCTAAAAATTGGTATTTATATGCCAAATTGTCCGCAGTTTGTAATTGCTTATTATGCGATATTAAAAGCTGGGCATATTGTGGTAAATTATAGCCCTCTATACTCAGAAAAAGAACTTGCATATCAAATAGATGACTCAGATACTTCAACCATTATAACGCTAAACCTTAATTTGCTTTATCCCAAAGCTAAAGCATTACTTCAAAAAACTGACCTAACCAGTAATAAATTAAAGCAAATTATAGTTGCAGATTTTACAGAATATCTGCCTTTTCCTAAAAATTTTCTATTCAAGATTTTTAAGTCAAAAGATTTAGCAAAAACTGAATTTGATAATAAAACTCAAATTGAGTGGAATGAAATTCTTAAACTAGGTTTTGATGCAAAAGAAAACTATAATGCACCTGTGAATATAGATGAAACAGCAATTATTCAATATACTGGTGGCACAACAGGCACACCTAAAGGTGCGGAATTAACTCACAAAAATGTTTATATTAATTCAGTGCAGAGTAAAATTTGGGGGGCAACAATTCCTGAAGGCGAAGGCTCAGTGCTAACTATTCTGCCACTTTTCCATGTGTTTGCGATGACAACCGCAATGAATTTTGGTGTGCTATCAGCCTATAAATTAATCTTGCACCCTCGCTTTGATATTAAGCAAGTTTTGAAGGATATTCACAACAAAAAGCCAACTGCAATGCCGGGTGTGGCGACGATGTATAATGCAATAAATAATTATAAAGATACGCCAAAATATAATCTTAAAAGCCTAAAAGTTTGTATTTCTGGCGGCGGGCCATTGCCACTTGAAATCAAAAGAAAATTTGAAGAAATTTCTGGTTGTAAACTTGTTGAGGGCTATGGCCTCACGGAATCATCACCAGTAGCGAGTTGCAACCCCGTGGAAGGCTTAAACAAAGAAGGCTCAATCGGCTTACCACTTCCACAAACTGAAATTCTTATAGAAGATATTGAAAATAGAGGAAAATTCTTAGGAATAAATGAAATTGGCGAATTATGCATAAAAGGCCCGCAAGTGATGAAAGGCTATTACAAACGCCAATCTGCCACTGATGAAGTAATTGTAAATGGTATTTTACGAACTGGCGACATTGCAAAAATTGATGAAGATGGTTATGTTTTCATAACAGATAGGCTTAAGGAAATGATTATTTGCGGAGGCTTTAAGGTTTACCCACGCCAAGTGGAGGAGGCATTATATCAACACCCAGCGGTTTTAGAGTGTGCAGTTATTGGCATTCCAGATGATTATAGTGGGCAGAAAGTTAAGGCTGTGATTGTTCTAAAGCCAAATTATAAAGCGGAAAAAGATGATTTTATAAATTATTGCAAAACGCATCTAGCAAAGCACGAAGTGCCTAAAGAGGTTGAATTCCGCTCTTCTTTACCAAAATCCCCAGTGGGTAAAATCTTAAAGAAAGAGTTGAAGTAG